Proteins encoded by one window of Mercenaria mercenaria strain notata chromosome 4, MADL_Memer_1, whole genome shotgun sequence:
- the LOC123551974 gene encoding cytochrome P450 4F8-like, translating into MNPSGSHPLTFFDFFDFIWKLTPVGRQFKKDCDFVHSVAEEIIDKRKETLDKTADETDRKYLDGTGRGLTKLEIRNEVDTFLFEGHDTTASAISWVLYSLAENTECQRKCQAEIDDVLEGRESDDLEWSDLAKLEYLTMCIKEGMRLHSPVPVVSRDTENVFDLGDRVAPKGTKIQLNIFALNHMENLWGPDHMEFKPERFSKENIDNIKHFQYVPFSAGPRNCIGQNFAMNEEKVVLTKLLRNFTFRLDPNHKVKRVMSAVMRTKDGMYMFVEKREFLNK; encoded by the exons ATGAATCCATCTGGAAG TCATCCGCTTACTTTCTTTGACTTCTTTGACTTCATCTGGAAACTAACTCCAGTTGGACGGCAGTTCAAGAAGGATTGTGACTTTGTACATTCAGTTGCGGAGGAAATTATTGATAAACGAAAAGAGactttg GACAAGACTGCTGACGAAACAGACCGTAAATATTTGGACGGAACGGGACGAGGTCTGACCAAGTTAGAAATCCGAAATGAAGTTGATACCTTCTTGTTTGAAG GTCACGACACAACAGCTAGTGCCATATCATGGGTTCTTTACTCGCTGGCGGAAAATACCGAGTGTCAGCGGAAATGTCAGGCGGAAATTGACGATGTACTGGAGGGCAGGGAGTCTGATGACTTGGAATG GTCAGATCTAGCAAAACTTGAATACCTTACAATGTGCATTAAAGAAGGAATGCGTCTTCATTCACCGGTACCAGTTGTGAGCCGTGACACAGAAAATGTGTTCGATCTTGGCGACCGTGTTGCACCAAAAGGGACTAAGATTCAGTTAAACATTTTCGCTCTAAATCATATGGAGAATTTGTGGGGTCCGGACCATATGGAGTTTAAACCAGAACGATTCTCAAAGGAAAATATCGACAATATCAAACATTTCCAGTACGTGCCGTTTTCAGCAGGACCAAG GAACTGTATTGGACAGAATTTTGCAATGAATGAAGAaaaagttgtgctgacaaaactgTTACGAAA tttcacaTTTAGGCTGGACCCCAACCACAAGGTGAAAAGAGTCATGTCCGCGGTGATGAGAACGAAAGACGGAATGTACATGTTTGTTGAAAAACGAGAATTTTTAAATAAGTAG